The Agaribacterium sp. ZY112 genome includes the window TAGTAGCAATTATTAGTCCTATAGACAGTGAGAACTGAATGGTAACAAGTATTTTTCGTAGGTTAAGTGCATGCAAACCGTGGTGTTTTTGACCCTTTAGCACCTGAGTGGGTTTAAAGGCTGCTAAGTAAAAAGCAGGGTAACTTCCAGAAAAACAGCCTACAACAATAATGCTTAGTATGAGCCCACATAAAGCGGCAGGGCTATAAATGATACTGATATCAAGCGGACGTTGAATAAAACTTGAAAAAATAGGTAGCGTAAGCTCGACAAACGCTAAAGCAAGCAGCATCGAAAAAAGAGAGAGCAATGTACTCTCACTGATAAACTGAAAGATGAGTTGACTTTGGCTTGCCCCCACAGTTTTTCGCATGCCCACTTCTTTTGCTCTTTTACTCGCCTGTGCCGTGCTTAAGTTCATGAAATTGATGCACGCAATAAGCAAAATAATAAGGGCCACAGCGGCAAAACTTGCAACCAGAACAAAGCTACCATTACGCTTCATTTCATACATCTTATTCGAGTGTAGATGTATGTCACGTACAGGCTGTAAGCTCAGACTTTGGTCTTTAGCAATGTCTTCACCCAGCTCTTGTAAAAGCGCTGGAAATTTACTTTCAAGTTGTTGTTTATCTACTCCTGGTTTTAAGCGCACATAGGTATAAAAGTTGTTAAAGTCCCAGTTGTCGAAATCTTCTGGCACATAGCGGCGCATGTTTTCTAAAGCCAGTAGCATGCTGAAGTTCAGATGACTATTTTGCGGCAAATCTTTGATGATGCCCGTGACTTCCAGTGGCTGTACTTCATAAGCCATTAAGGTATTACCAAAAGCTTCTTGATCACCAAAAAAGCGTTTGGCCGCACTTTCTGTTAGCACTATCGTATTGATTTTATCTAACGCATGTTTGGCATCCCCTTTAATAAACTCAAGTGGTAAAGCTGAAAAAATAGCGCTGTCGGCCATCAACACATCGTCGACATGAGCGTGGAAATCACCTTGGCTCATCGGAATGCTTGAGCTTAACCCTAGCTGACCTATACTTTCGATGTCATCAAAACGGCTTGTTAATAATGGGGTAAATGGCGCTGCCACGGCTGCTAGATGCATATCCTCAGCAGCATAATGCCGGCTTAGCCTATAGGTTCTATCTACATCTTTTAGCTCTTTGTCATAACTGGTTTCAAACGCGACAAAACAAATAATAAGAAGGCATGTTGCTAGACCCATTGCTAAACCGACTATATTTAAAGCACTATAGAGGGCATTAGCGACAAGGTTTCTTAAGGAAATAATCAGGTAGTTATAAAGCATGCTTGCCTCTCTTTTTACTCATAGCGGAGGCTTAAGGTGGGGCGTGTCATGGCCGCCTTTGCTGCTTGACTGGCTACGGTAAGCCAAGCCAGAACTAGGGCAAATACACTTGCGCTAATAAAGATGATTGGGCTTAAGGTGATCGTATGGCTAAATCGTTCCAGCCATAAACTCATTACGTAATAAGACAGCGGCCATGCGATAAAATTGGCAAGAAGCACTAAAACACTAAACTCTTTTGTGAGTAAT containing:
- a CDS encoding ABC transporter permease, giving the protein MLYNYLIISLRNLVANALYSALNIVGLAMGLATCLLIICFVAFETSYDKELKDVDRTYRLSRHYAAEDMHLAAVAAPFTPLLTSRFDDIESIGQLGLSSSIPMSQGDFHAHVDDVLMADSAIFSALPLEFIKGDAKHALDKINTIVLTESAAKRFFGDQEAFGNTLMAYEVQPLEVTGIIKDLPQNSHLNFSMLLALENMRRYVPEDFDNWDFNNFYTYVRLKPGVDKQQLESKFPALLQELGEDIAKDQSLSLQPVRDIHLHSNKMYEMKRNGSFVLVASFAAVALIILLIACINFMNLSTAQASKRAKEVGMRKTVGASQSQLIFQFISESTLLSLFSMLLALAFVELTLPIFSSFIQRPLDISIIYSPAALCGLILSIIVVGCFSGSYPAFYLAAFKPTQVLKGQKHHGLHALNLRKILVTIQFSLSIGLIIATTVVVQQVAFARDQDPGYNKDHNVVISLSYAQGFGDRNAMYRVLRERLLQNPDIVSVAAAQQLPTIALRDIWSYVPEGKNIVADTMVALPTLNAGYRFFEHYQIPLLAGRYFSEDRGDQFVQVPTNANPVGSGIAVISRAAAKALNYSPEEAVNKIIKIPFPPGSTNYRIVGVVEDVQFGSLRDEPKPQVYHLVKNEERFVSIRIKPKRLKPALKFIEDTWKGMVPNRPISQTLLDDNFNAMYRAEDKQAQVFALFSLLAIAIACMGLFGLAAFTADSRKKEIGIRKSLGASVFDIVKLLTRDFSLLVLIANALAWPVTYIVMQNWLSGFHKSIDLSPWIFINAGFIALVIAWITVASHAMRSAMMRPIHSLRYE